A genomic window from Maylandia zebra isolate NMK-2024a linkage group LG20, Mzebra_GT3a, whole genome shotgun sequence includes:
- the birc5b gene encoding baculoviral IAP repeat-containing protein 5b, with the protein MASVDVLAKRFYSFGKMYSHVLREQSFVDWPFREDCNCTPEKMAKAGFVHCPSENEPDVACCFFCLLELEGWEPDDDPWSEHERRSKCDFLTMEKDFTKLTMAEFCHLENKRLKIYYKKVWHKKMAFLRDAIDHTVAELKSKLD; encoded by the exons ATGGCGAGCGTTGATGTGCTGGCAAAAAGGTTTTACTCATTTGGCAAAATGTACAGTCATGTTTTACGTGAGCAAAGTTTTGTAGACTGGCCATTTAGAGAGGACTGCAACTGCACGCCTGAAAAG ATGGCCAAAGCTGGGTTTGTCCACTGCCCCAGTGAGAATGAGCCAGATGTTGCCTGCTGCTTCTTCTGTCTGCTCGAGCTCGAGGGCTGGGAACCAGATGATGATCCCTG GTCTGAACATGAGAGGCGCTCTAAATGTGACTTCTTAACCATGGAGAAAGACTTCACCAAGCTAACAATGGCTGAATTCTGTCACCTGGAAAACAAAAGGCTAAAGATTTACTAC AAAAAGGTCTGGCACAAGAAGATGGCTTTTTTGAGGGATGCCATAGACCATACAGTTGCGGAGCTTAAATCTAAGCTGGACTGA